A window of Rhododendron vialii isolate Sample 1 chromosome 13a, ASM3025357v1 contains these coding sequences:
- the LOC131312360 gene encoding GDSL esterase/lipase At1g29670-like, which translates to MGGELKKWLVGWVVAVVVLFQGIRYGAEAQPQVPCYFIFGDSLVDNGNNNNIASLAKANYMPYGIDFPGGPTGRFCNGKTTVDVIAEQLGFNGYIPPYATARGRGILGGVNYASAAAGIRDETGQQLGGRVSFTGQVNNYKTTVSQIVNILGGEDAAANYLSKCIYSVGLGSNDYLNNYFMPGTYSTSRQYTPDQYADVLIQQYAQQIRQLYNFGARKLVLTGVGQIGCSPNELAQNSPDGRTCVQRINSANQLFNNRLKSLVDNLNNNFSDAKFIYINAYGIFQDLITKPSSFGFKVTNAGCCGVGRNNGQITCLPLQTPCQNRKEYIFWDAFHPTEAANIILARRSYSAQSPSDAYPMDIRRLAQL; encoded by the exons ATGGGTGGTGAGCTTAAGAAATGGTTAGTGGGAtgggtggtggcggtggtggtgctGTTTCAGGGTATTAGGTATGGGGCTGAAGCACAGCCCCAGGTCCCGTGTTACTTTATCTTTGGTGATTCGTTGGTCGATAACGGCAACAACAATAACATTGCTTCTTTGGCCAAGGCCAATTACATGCCGTATGGCATTGACTTTCCCGGCGGTCCAACTGGACGGTTTTGCAATGGGAAAACTACCGTTGATGTTATCG CTGAGCAACTGGGATTTAATGGTTACATTCCTCCCTATGCAACTGCAAGAGGTCGAGGCATACTCGGAGGAGTGAATTATGCATCGGCAGCTGCTGGGATTAGAGACGAGACTGGCCAACAATTG GGAGGTCGTGTCAGTTTCACTGGGCAGGTGAATAACTACAAAACCACGGTATCCCAAATCGTGAACATACTTGGGGGTGAAGACGCGGCTGCTAATTATCTAAGCAAGTGCATATACTCGGTCGGATTAGGCAGCAACGATTATCTCAACAACTACTTCATGCCCGGTACTTATTCGACTAGTCGGCAGTATACACCCGACCAGTACGCCGACGTTCTTATTCAACAATATGCTCAGCAAATCAGG CAATTGTACAACTTTGGAGCAAGGAAACTGGTGTTGACCGGAGTGGGCCAAATAGGCTGCAGCCCGAACGAACTGGCCCAAAACAGTCCGGACGGCAGAACTTGTGTGCAAAGAATCAACTCTGCAAATCAGCTGTTCAACAACAGGCTTAAATCTCTTGTGGACAACTTGAACAACAATTTCAGTGATGCTAAATTCATTTACATCAACGCCTACGGGATCTTCCAAGACCTAATAACCAAGCCCTCGTCTTTCG GGTTTAAGGTCACAAATGCTGGTTGCTGCGGAGTAGGGAGGAACAATGGTCAAATTACATGCCTCCCGTTACAAACACCATGCCAGAATAGGAAGGAATACATATTTTGGGATGCATTTCATCCAACTGAAGCTGCAAACATCATTCTCGCGAGACGATCATATAGCGCTCAATCTCCCTCCGATGCTTATCCAATGGATATTCGTCGCTTGGCCCAACTCTGA
- the LOC131312361 gene encoding GDSL esterase/lipase At1g29670-like, translating into MATKLETWLILLLMPSFLSLQYFVVAKPQVPCYFIFGDSAVDNGNNLALHSLAKANFKPYGIDLPAGVPTGRFTNGRTSTDLLAELLGFTTYPPPYVTASGKEILTGVNYGSSGAGIRKESGRHLGGRITMDKQLKQHLLIVSRIADILGSRELAGKYVNKCIYSVTLGSNDYVNNYYIPVTYPNGALYTQDRWAAILIQRYGQQLRTLYNFGAKKIVIFSLERLGCAPVVVAEFGGHRNPDDVSCVEHVNRAAELFNGRLMTLVDELNTELPDAKFVYVDVFTLSPADLLPHGFKVLNHPCCKLLTGIVGVCLPGKVPCEDRDDYVFWDGYHTTEAVNKIIANNSYNSMSPNGVYPINIAQLAQLQI; encoded by the exons ATGGCGACTAAGCTTGAGACATGGCTTATCCTGCTTCTGATGCCTTCATTCTTGAGTTTGCAGTATTTTGTTGTTGCCAAACCACAAGTGCCTTGTTACTTTATATTTGGAGATTCAGCGGTTGACAATGGCAACAACTTAGCCCTCCATTCTTTGGCTAAAGCCAATTTCAAACCCTACGGGATTGACCTTCCCGCAGGTGTACCGACCGGAAGGTTCACCAACGGTCGCACTTCCACTGATCTCCTCG CTGAGCTTCTAGGTTTCACCACTTATCCTCCTCCCTATGTAACTGCAAGTGGTAAGGAGATCCTGACCGGCGTGAACTACGGATCTTCGGGAGCTGGAATTCGCAAAGAATCTGGAAGGCACCTG GGCGGTCGGATCACTATGGATAAACAACTAAAACAACATCTTCTCATAGTCTCGAGAATTGCTGATATACTGGGGAGCAGGGAGTTAGCCGGAAAGTACGTAAACAAATGCATCTATTCGGTAACGCTGGGGAGCAACGACTACGTCAACAACTACTACATACCGGTCACTTATCCGAATGGAGCACTGTACACCCAAGATCGATGGGCTGCTATCCTTATTCAACGCTATGGCCAACAATTAAGA ACACTCTACAACTTTGGAGCAAAGAAGATAGTTATTTTCAGCCTGGAAAGGCTCGGTTGCGCTCCCGTCGTGGTTGCTGAATTTGGTGGCCACCGTAATCCTGACGATGTTTCATGCGTTGAGCACGTCAATAGGGCGGCGGAACTCTTCAATGGTAGACTTATGACACTGGTTGATGAACTCAACACCGAGCTGCCTGATGCCAAGTTCGTCTATGTCGATGTCTTCACTTTAAGTCCAGCCGATCTGCTACCCCATG GTTTTAAGGTGCTAAATCATCCATGTTGCAAGCTGCTGACGGGCATCGTTGGTGTGTGTCTTCCCGGAAAAGTGCCGTGCGAGGACAGAGATGACTACGTCTTCTGGGACGGGTACCACACCACTGAGGCAGTCAACAAGATCATCGCCAATAATTCCTACAATTCGATGTCGCCCAATGGCGTTTATCCCATTAACATCGCCCAATTAGCCCAGCTCCAAATTTAA